Part of the Thermococcus sp. 18S1 genome, CATTGTGCTCCGTAACGCGGAAGGCCCTCCCGCGGGGACCTCGCTGTAAGACCGGGCTGTAGCCCCCGCATCGCACTCTGGTTCATTCATCCCCAGAGTCCTCGCGCGGGGGCCATTAACACGTTGAAAAAGAGGGTATATAAAGCTGCCTCACTCTATCAGCTTCCGTAGCTGGAAGTAAAGCCTCGGTTCCAGGCTTTCCTTCTCCAGGACAACCACCAGGGTGCCGTTGTTCACAATGGTGAAGTCCCTCAGTTTTGAAATGAACTTCATGAGGCTATCCCATGAGTTGTACACAGTAAGATACTCAAAGCAGTCAATCACAATAATACCACGCTTTCCTGACCTGGCAAATGTCTCAAGGTACTGGTAGGAGATCTCGGTCATCCTAGCAAGGTTTGTGGGATTTATTGTGTTCTTGAACGTGCCCTGGAATGGTATGGTGGTCACGAAGTAGCACTCCCATCCCTCAGGTATATCCGAGACGTCTCTGACGAAGGCGAGCACGGGCATCTCGCGGAGTTTCTCTTTGAGTTTCTTGTATTCGTTTATTCCCACAAGGAGTGTGCCAGGTTTAAGATCTGGCTGCTGGGGAACCGCTTTTTTCGAGGGCAGAAACGTCTTGGATGACGTTAGCTTGACCATTGCCCATACCATGAAGACTATCAGCATTGATGAGAACGTGAAGCCTATCGCTTCGTACCAAGGGTAAAGGCCAAAGAGGGCCGCTGGGATGAGGTGAACCCCAAACAGAATTATGCTGATGGATAGATATTTAATTGCACTTTTGTAAATCTCCTCAACTTCCATCAGCAACAGTCCACCCGCCACTACGAAGACACCACTTATCCCAAGCGCCGCTGCGGTCGTGGCCGTCCAGAAGGCATCTCCCGTGTAGGAGTACACACCAAGTATGTACACCATGAACGCGACGGGCATGACGGAAAGGATAGCAAGGGTTCTGTGTCTAGCGTTTATGGACTCCTCTTCAAGGAACTTCACGGAGCCATAGAAAATGAAGCCTGCAAACGTCGAGAGACACAGGAGACCCGCCAGCTGGATGGTAACGCTCTGCTGCATCGTAAAGAGGATCGTTAGGAAATCGAATATCCACGCTATCGAGAACGCCAGGGCAGATTTCCTTCTGTTGCGCAGGTATATCTTGAATATCCACGTCGCGGCCACGGCGTCAGCAATCAGCACTAGTGCTGCCTCTACTAGCAGGAGTGCCTGGATGCCATCCAACAACCTCACCTCATCTATCTGCTGGGCTCACCGAACCCATCCCATTTAAACGGTCCCTCTGGTGGAACACGGAGTGCTGTTTCATCCTCAAATTTAACAACTAAGACTTCGGGTCTGGCGATTATAAATGCTACCCTTCCCCGCTCCCCATACCTGACTATTCTGTGCGTCCCATCCACGGCTTTCATTGGGAACACTATGGTTGTGGGGTAGTTGGGGTAGTACCAGAACTCCCCACGGCGGAAGATTCCAACTAGGTCTCCAAAGAGATAGTAGCCATAGAGAGGGATGAGTTTCGTGCCCTCAAATGTGTTTGAGATGTACTCTAGGAAATCCTTGTTTATCCCGACTCCGCTTATTATCGCGGTCTCAATGGACTCGCTGTATGGTTCAAAGAGGGACATCAACGGGGGGGCCGAGCGAACAGTATTTATCCTGTCTGTTTCCATGACACGCTTTGTGTACCTCACCAGTGGATCCAGAATCTTCAGCACCGCCTCCTGCCCTTTCTCACGAAGGACCTTTTTCAGACCATCGGTTTCCATGCCTATGAAGTAGAGAACTCCCCCGTAGCTCCAGACGAGCTGACTTATCTCGTCCTGATACCAGCCGTACGGGCCGTGGGAGATGGCACGCATCTGGTGGTCATCGTGATAAACGTCCGCCAGCCGGTAGACCTCATCCAGAGCCGCACGCAGGTAGACGTGAAGGACATCCTTGTATCTGGCGTCCCAGTGCCCGATGGCCCTCTCCCTGGTGGTTCCGGAGGACTGATAGAAGCGTATTCTGCCGCTGTACCCTTCGGGAACGAACTCCAGCCAGTTGGCACGGAGGTAGTCTTCATCCACCGCGAGGCCCAGATTGAATATCTTCTCAAAGGCCTCTCCTATGGTTCCCTGAAAGATTTCATCGAGGTCTGGCTTCAGCCTTTCAGCGACGTTCCTCCAGTAGGGTGTTCTCTCAAAATGAAACTCAAATATCTCCCTTAGGTATTCCCTTATCCAAGTTTCCTTAACACCTAGTGGGTGTTCCTGTAGGTTCTCCAACAGGATTTCATAGTTCATGCTGAATGTTTTAACCAAACAGTATAAAAGCTTTTTCAAATCCAATGCCGTTTCAATGTAATTAAATAAATGCCAAACATTAAATAGGGGAAGGTGCACGTGTAATTGGGTGGATATCCAATGGGATTAATAGTTGGCAGGGTTGACAGGAGCGGGGTAGAAGACCTCAGGTACACCCTTGAGAAGGCCCTGGAAACGACGGAGTTCTGGAAAGACAAGTTCTCGGGGGTGAACGCGGAGGAAATAACGCCCAAAGACCTGGCAGAATTGACAGACCGTGTGACCATCGAACCCCACGACCTTTACCGAACCTCCGAGATATGGCCCGACTACATTCGGGATCCCAAGATTTTCTATACCGTGATGAGAACCAGCGGGACAACAGGACGCCCCAAGAGGGTGCCCTACACCAGAGATGACCGTATGAGAAGCGGACGCCAGCTTGAGCCGTGGATAAGGGAGTATATGGATAAGGGCGACAGAATCGCGTCGTTCTTTCCTCCGCTCCCATCTTCATCCGGCATGTTTGCTTTTGGCGGGTTTGAGGCCATCAACGCAAAAACCGCCTATTACCAAGTACCCATCCAGTACCTCCTGGACAGAGAAATGCTCCTGCGCGAGCTTCAGGACATAAAGCCCACCTCCATATTCTGCCTCACAGCGACGGCGTACAACCTCGGCCTTACCCTGCCCGAGTCCATAAAGAAGGACATACAGACCATAGTCGTCGGCGGCGAAACCCTGACCCCAGAGCTCGCAAGGGCAACTCTGGAGCTGTTTGAGAACGCGGTGATAATAGATAACTTCGGTTCAACGGAGGATGCGGTAACCGGCTACCGCGTCATCACAAGGAAGAAGGCCACGAAGTTTAGCTTCGGAGAATCCATAGTGGTCCTCAAGGACAACGGGGACGGCTACGACGACTACAAGCGCATCTACATAACCAAGGTGATGAGGGACGGTGAACTCACCGGACTGCCGCTCTTCAACTACGACATCGGCGATCTGGCAAGGATAGAGAACGGTGAGGTCAGGAACATCATCCGCATCAAGGACGTCGTGACCCTCGCTGGAGCGAAGCTCCACATCGATCAGGTGATGGAGATAGTGTACGACCATCCGGACCTCCTCGACTTCGTGATAATCTACCACCCGCTCTCGCCCGAGAACCCGAAACCAAAGGCAACGATACGCATCGCATACGGGGAGAAGAAGCCCGCGGGGATAGAGGACGAAGTCAGGGAACTGCTCTACGAGGCCAACAATCCAGTCCGGTACGAGGTGGAAGAGTCCCAGCAGGCGGAACTGGAGATAGTGGCGGTCCCGCTGGAGAAGCTCAGGGCGGACCTCCCGAGGAGGCTCGGAAAAACCAAGAGGATATACATAGTGGGAAAAGACCTCTGAGTGTCCCCTTCCACTATTCTATTCCATCATTGTCACAATGCCGAAAATTTATTTAAGCCTGTTCTCAAATTTTCAGCGGTGATAGTGGTGAATGGGAAAATTATTCACGACGGTATCCACGGCAGCATGAAGCTCACGGGACTCATCCTTGACCTCGTCAAAACCCCCGAGTTCCAGCGTCTCAGGAATATAAGACAGCTCGGCCTCGCGTATCTCGTTTATCCCGGTGCCAACCACAGCAGGTTCGAGCACTCCCTCGGCGCGTGGAGCATAGCCCGAAGACTCGCCGCGGAAGTTGGACTGAGCGAGGATGAAAGCATGCTCCTCCAGGTCGGGGCCCTGCTCCACGACATCGGGCACGGGCCCTTCAGCCACACGTTCGAGAGCATATACAAGCACTACGTTAAAGAACACGACCACATGCGGCTCGGACAGGATATAGTTCTCGGCAAGGTCAACATAACCGAGAGCGAGAACGGCGGCCGGATTCCCGAGATAATCGAGGATTACGGCTACGACTTCGAACCGGCGGACGTGGCTAACCTCATCCTCGGCAAACACGAAAAGCGCTATCTCGGCCAGATGCTACACGGCGATGTTGACGTTGATCAGCTAGACTACCTGGTCAGGGACGCGCACTACACAGGCGTCGCCCACGGCATAATCGACCTTGAGAGGCTCATGAAGGTTCTCCGGATCCACGACGGCGAGCTCGTTGTCGATGAGAAGGGCATCGAGGCAGTTGAGGGCATGATGGTCGCCCGCTCCCTCATGTACTCCCGCGTTTACTTCCACCACACCGTGAAGATAGCTGAAGGTATGCTCACCAGGGCCCTGGAGTTCGCCCTGGAGGAGGGCCACCTCTGGGATTTCTGGAGGATGACCGACTGCCGCGTTCTTGTGGAGCTGGAAGATCTGGAGGGCTTCCCAGCGGAGATGGTGCGGCGCGTGAAGTACCGGGAGCTTTACAAGGCCGCGGTTCTGGCAAACGCCGACGAACTGAGTACCGAGGAAAAGAGGGAGCTGCTGACGGCGTACAGGAACGTCAAAAGGAGGCAGGAGATAGAAAGGGCACTCGCCGATGCAGTTGGCGCGAGGGAGGGGGAGGTAATCCTGGAGTTCAGCATAGCGGACCTCATGCTCAGCGAGCCGAGGCTCAAGGCAACGGAGATAAACGTTCTTCTTGACGATGAGAGCATCCAGCCGCTGACCCGGGTTACACCCCTGGCCAACGCCCTGAAGAGACGCCAGACGCCGCGCTGGGCAGTTCTCATAGCGTCACCGGGGGAGTACGTACCCAAACTGCGGGAGACCTGGAGAAAGGTGCTGTTCAGCTGAAGGGGCACCGAACGCGATCAGCCGAAGAGCTGCTTCTTTATTTCCTTCTTCAGCTCCTCTATGAGGTCTATGAGCTCGTCGGCGTCCCTCACCTCGTCGAGGCTCTCCTTCGGGATAATGGGAACTTCCCCAACGACCTCGGTCCGGGTCTTCTCGAGTATGAAAACACCGTCGCTGTTTATTATCCTGCCGACCTCCGCCACCATCTCTGCGCGCTTGACTGTGGAGCGGGTCTTGCGCTCGTCTATGCCAGTCAGAATCCTGAACTCGTCCTCCCTCGAGACGGCGTTGAAGGGGGCCTTCTTGACCTTGACAACGCCGAGGCCCAGTTCTTTGAGGCGGTCGAATATCTCCCTCTCAAGCGGTGTCTCAGGGGTAACGTCGAGGTTGGCCTCAACGGTCGAGTGGAGAACGTCGATGGGCTCAGCAAGGGGCTCGTCAAAGAGCTCCTCAAGGCGGATGGCTACCTCAAGCGAGACCGCCTGCTCACCACGCTCGTAGTTGGTGAGGCTCTTCCTGGAGACGCCAAGGAGCTGCGCCAGCTCGTTTATTGAGTATCCATACTTCTCTCTCAGCTTCCTCAATAGGCCGCCGTTTATCCTCACATAAAAGCCGCCGCGCTCGGCGAATATGGCCGGCATCTCGTTCTCGACAAGAACGTCGTAGAGGGTCTCGGGTCTGAGGGCGTAGATTCCAAACCTCTCGTAAACTACACCCTCCTCAAGTTCGGCGTTTTTCGTCTTTAGGCCGACGATCAGGGGCGAAGCCTTGAAGAAGCGGGCCAGCCTCTTTAAATCCTCCGCCTGCTCCCCTGTGACGGCGTCTATGTTGGTGGCCACCTTTATGAAGAGCAGGAGGAATAACCTGCTCGCCACTATGTCGAAGCACGAGCCCTTAAACTCCATACGCGCCGTTTTGTACCCTGTGCCCCTGAGTATCGCCTCAACCGTCCGTATGAGCCTTTCCCTGTCCATCACCCTTAAATACGCAAACGGCTTATATAAATTTAAGGTGTCGCTATGAGGCCGATCATACTCAGGGGAAGTCTCGTGTCGATAGGCATGCTTCTGAAGGACGACCTGCGGCAGGTCTGGCTCTGGTACAACGACCGCGACGTCAGGAAGTACCTCTCGTTCCCGGAGGAGATATTTTTCTACGAGGACGAGCTTGAATGGTACGAGGCCCTGAGGCGGGAGAAGAAGCACGAAAAAGTATTCGCGATCATGGAGAACTCCTCGCGCTCCCTCGTTGGACTTGTGGGGCTGCACAGGATAGACTACCACAACGGCAGGGCGGAGCTGGGATACTTCCTGGCCAAGAGGCACTGGGGCCACGGCTATGCCAGCGAGGCCGTAAAGCTCGCCCTCGAATACGCCTTTGACTGGCTCAACCTGCGGAAGGTCTACGCCCACGTCTTCGAGACAAACATCGCATCGATAAGGGTCCTCGAAAAGAACGGCTTCACCCTCGCCGGCCGCTGGAGGAAGCACCAGTACGTCCCGGGAGAGGGCTTCGTTGATGTGCTGATGTACGAGCGGTTCAGGGAGCAAGGTTCAATAGATGAAAGTCCAACGAACGGTAAAACGTAGAGAAACCCGTTTGATTCGGGTTTGATGTTTTTCTTCTCCGAACTGCTTTAGCTGATCAATCCCCCTCGCTCCTCAGCTTCGCAGGCTCGAACATCAGGACGTACGAAGGTTCGAGGGCCTTGGGCAGTGCTCCATCCCCCTGGGCACGACCGTCATCTCGCCCTCGCTGAGAACCACGTCGGGCTGACCTCTCAACTGGACCACTATGCGCCCCCTGTAAACGTAGAAAAGCTCGTCCTCATTCTCATGCCTGTGCCAGTGGTATTCGCCATCGAAGAGGGCCATCCTGACGACGTAGTCGTTCACACGCATCAGCTCAACTGGAGACCAGGGTTCGGTGATTTCCTTTATCTTCTCGTCGATGTTGAGTTTGGGAATCACAGCCTTCACCGCCTCATGTTGCAACTGCACCTATTTAACCCTAACAGTTCGGTAAGGATATAAGGACGCCCCACCACTATCCGGAGGGTGAAACTGGTGGTAAAAGAAGGTCCAACCAGACTCCTTGTTGTGCTGCTAGCTGGAATGCTCGTTCTCTCCGCAGGATGTCTCAACGGCGGTGGAGCCACACAGACGGCCTCAGAACAGCCCAACGAAAGCACCACCAATACCAGCGGGACCACCGATTCTCCCCGGAGTACTC contains:
- a CDS encoding DUF835 domain-containing protein → MRLLDGIQALLLVEAALVLIADAVAATWIFKIYLRNRRKSALAFSIAWIFDFLTILFTMQQSVTIQLAGLLCLSTFAGFIFYGSVKFLEEESINARHRTLAILSVMPVAFMVYILGVYSYTGDAFWTATTAAALGISGVFVVAGGLLLMEVEEIYKSAIKYLSISIILFGVHLIPAALFGLYPWYEAIGFTFSSMLIVFMVWAMVKLTSSKTFLPSKKAVPQQPDLKPGTLLVGINEYKKLKEKLREMPVLAFVRDVSDIPEGWECYFVTTIPFQGTFKNTINPTNLARMTEISYQYLETFARSGKRGIIVIDCFEYLTVYNSWDSLMKFISKLRDFTIVNNGTLVVVLEKESLEPRLYFQLRKLIE
- a CDS encoding phenylacetate--CoA ligase family protein, translating into MGLIVGRVDRSGVEDLRYTLEKALETTEFWKDKFSGVNAEEITPKDLAELTDRVTIEPHDLYRTSEIWPDYIRDPKIFYTVMRTSGTTGRPKRVPYTRDDRMRSGRQLEPWIREYMDKGDRIASFFPPLPSSSGMFAFGGFEAINAKTAYYQVPIQYLLDREMLLRELQDIKPTSIFCLTATAYNLGLTLPESIKKDIQTIVVGGETLTPELARATLELFENAVIIDNFGSTEDAVTGYRVITRKKATKFSFGESIVVLKDNGDGYDDYKRIYITKVMRDGELTGLPLFNYDIGDLARIENGEVRNIIRIKDVVTLAGAKLHIDQVMEIVYDHPDLLDFVIIYHPLSPENPKPKATIRIAYGEKKPAGIEDEVRELLYEANNPVRYEVEESQQAELEIVAVPLEKLRADLPRRLGKTKRIYIVGKDL
- a CDS encoding HD domain-containing protein; the encoded protein is MNGKIIHDGIHGSMKLTGLILDLVKTPEFQRLRNIRQLGLAYLVYPGANHSRFEHSLGAWSIARRLAAEVGLSEDESMLLQVGALLHDIGHGPFSHTFESIYKHYVKEHDHMRLGQDIVLGKVNITESENGGRIPEIIEDYGYDFEPADVANLILGKHEKRYLGQMLHGDVDVDQLDYLVRDAHYTGVAHGIIDLERLMKVLRIHDGELVVDEKGIEAVEGMMVARSLMYSRVYFHHTVKIAEGMLTRALEFALEEGHLWDFWRMTDCRVLVELEDLEGFPAEMVRRVKYRELYKAAVLANADELSTEEKRELLTAYRNVKRRQEIERALADAVGAREGEVILEFSIADLMLSEPRLKATEINVLLDDESIQPLTRVTPLANALKRRQTPRWAVLIASPGEYVPKLRETWRKVLFS
- a CDS encoding transcriptional regulator, with product MDRERLIRTVEAILRGTGYKTARMEFKGSCFDIVASRLFLLLFIKVATNIDAVTGEQAEDLKRLARFFKASPLIVGLKTKNAELEEGVVYERFGIYALRPETLYDVLVENEMPAIFAERGGFYVRINGGLLRKLREKYGYSINELAQLLGVSRKSLTNYERGEQAVSLEVAIRLEELFDEPLAEPIDVLHSTVEANLDVTPETPLEREIFDRLKELGLGVVKVKKAPFNAVSREDEFRILTGIDERKTRSTVKRAEMVAEVGRIINSDGVFILEKTRTEVVGEVPIIPKESLDEVRDADELIDLIEELKKEIKKQLFG
- a CDS encoding GNAT family N-acetyltransferase gives rise to the protein MRPIILRGSLVSIGMLLKDDLRQVWLWYNDRDVRKYLSFPEEIFFYEDELEWYEALRREKKHEKVFAIMENSSRSLVGLVGLHRIDYHNGRAELGYFLAKRHWGHGYASEAVKLALEYAFDWLNLRKVYAHVFETNIASIRVLEKNGFTLAGRWRKHQYVPGEGFVDVLMYERFREQGSIDESPTNGKT
- a CDS encoding cupin domain-containing protein, whose translation is MKAVIPKLNIDEKIKEITEPWSPVELMRVNDYVVRMALFDGEYHWHRHENEDELFYVYRGRIVVQLRGQPDVVLSEGEMTVVPRGMEHCPRPSNLRTS